A window of Saccharomyces paradoxus chromosome XIII, complete sequence genomic DNA:
ttttgtttcgTCCCGCCAGGGGATAAGGAATGAGGTAAGAATGGTCTGTTTTGCTGGTACTCTTCTAGTTTATCAATACTGGATTTAATTGAGGAAATATAATCCTTCTTTTGACGCTGGATTTTATCGCTGCTCATGCTTTCTAATAGTAGAGATTTTTCCATGCAATCTTTGAAGTTAACCAGTGATTGCTCTTCAGGAATATTCTCGAAATTTGGTGCTTCTGACATGACTGTTGAAGGAATAGATGGTGGAAAAGTCCCCCGAAACCATACATAATCCATAATTTCTGCCAAAGAGGGTCTTTCTATTGGATCTAAAGATAAGATATCTCTTATTAGAATTTTACCTTCATCTGAAATTGGTTTATCTTTTGGAAACGAAAAATCACGACATTTGATTCTTTCATAAATGGTGTTTACATCTCTTGCTTGAAAGGGTGGTTTGCCAATCAGCAAAGCGTAAAGCATAACACCTAATGACCAAATATCTACCTCAAAGGAATGTCCAGAATGTTTACCCATCAGCACTTCAGGTGCAATATAGTTAGGTGTCCCGCATATGGTATACTTACGTTCACTTTCATTTGCCAAAACGGCTGCTAGACCAAAATCACCAATCTTTAAATTATAATTTGAATCGAAGAAGATATTACCAAGTTTTAGATCTCTATGTATAACTCTTCTTGAATGCATATATTTAATTGCACCACATATTTGAGTGGTGAAAAACCTAACTTCTGGTTCTGTtaaaacttttcttctttttaataattCCATTAATGAACCGTTGGGGCATATTTCTAACAAGATATAGACATTGCTGTCATCTTCAAAACAATCAATAAATTGAACGATATTTGGATGGGCCATACTTTtatgaatttgaatttctgacaacaacttttttcttgtcttttctGATTTTATCGAGGCTTTAGCAACTGTTTTGGCAGCAAAAATCTCACCTGAATCATCCTTAATTTGGAAACAACGAGCAAATCCGCCTTCACCTAAAAAATGACCTCTGTGGTAGTCTTTACCTCTTGTTTTAATTAATGAAGGTGGTGTTTTACACAGAGCTGATaacttttcccttttctttttttgagcTGGCTGGTGGTGATGGTCATTATTCGGATCTAATCTCTTTGTTTGCTTAAAGTGGTTTTCTTTGCCTACGAGGTCTGCAGTATTTCCCTTTATTGGGGTATGAACTAACTTGGAACGGGTATTCAATTGCTTATCGTTGATAGCTTTAAGAGGACCCAACGACATCTTTATTCGACTTGATCTTgctttgttctttctttcccACGgctatattttttattttttatgaaTAACAAATGTAACGGTTAtcgataaaagaaagagaatatatatagaaaagaTGTAAAAGC
This region includes:
- the CDC5 gene encoding polo kinase CDC5 (Polo-like kinase~similar to YMR001C), whose product is MSLGPLKAINDKQLNTRSKLVHTPIKGNTADLVGKENHFKQTKRLDPNNDHHHQPAQKKKREKLSALCKTPPSLIKTRGKDYHRGHFLGEGGFARCFQIKDDSGEIFAAKTVAKASIKSEKTRKKLLSEIQIHKSMAHPNIVQFIDCFEDDSNVYILLEICPNGSLMELLKRRKVLTEPEVRFFTTQICGAIKYMHSRRVIHRDLKLGNIFFDSNYNLKIGDFGLAAVLANESERKYTICGTPNYIAPEVLMGKHSGHSFEVDIWSLGVMLYALLIGKPPFQARDVNTIYERIKCRDFSFPKDKPISDEGKILIRDILSLDPIERPSLAEIMDYVWFRGTFPPSIPSTVMSEAPNFENIPEEQSLVNFKDCMEKSLLLESMSSDKIQRQKKDYISSIKSSIDKLEEYQQNRPFLPHSLSPGGTKQKYKEVVDIEAQRRLNDLAREARIRRAQQAVLRKELIATSTNVIKSEISLRILASECHLTLNGIVEAEAQYKMGGLPKSRLPKIKHPMIVTKWVDYSNKHGFSYQLSTEDIGVLFNNGTTVLRLADAEEFWYISYDDREGWVASHYLLSEKPRELSRHLEVVDFFAKYMKANLSRVSTFGREEYHKDDVFLRRYTRYKPFVMFELSDGTFQFNFKDHHKMAISDGGKLVTYISPSHESTTYPLVEVLKYGEIPGYPESNFREKLTLIKEGLKQKSTIVTVD